The Colletotrichum higginsianum IMI 349063 chromosome 2, whole genome shotgun sequence genome has a segment encoding these proteins:
- a CDS encoding Heavy-metal-associated domain-containing protein: protein MLYCLPDFLHNYRSVLQRPLRRSRQPFTMTVSYPFQTVFAVPMTCDSCVKDVSDSLYKLGGITKVEANLEDQLLSVEGTAAPSSIVDAIQATGRDAILRGSGGSNSAAVSILESFYRTNGAQPASSKLDEESDREVRGLARMVQVSPTTTLIDLTLRGVAPGTYRATIREYGNLAEGASSTGPVWSGGSEGDAVNAKGFLGVFDIGKDGRGSAYLDKPFQIWEVIGHAMVVSRQDESAGSLKNDLDTVVGVIARSAGVWDNDKTVCSCTGKTLWEERKDEVNKGML from the exons ATGCTCTACTGCCTACCTGACTTCCTCCACAACTATCGCTCCGTGTTACAAAGGCCACTGCGGCGAAGCAGACAACCCTTCACGATGACCGTATCATATCCTTTTCAG ACCGTTTTCGCCGTCCCCATGACATGTGACAGCTGCGTCAAAGACGTTTCAGACTCGTTGTACAAGCTGGGGGGCATCACTAAGGTCGAGGCCAACCTCGAGGACCAATTGCTTTCTGTTGAGGGCACAG CCGCACCATCCTCGATCGTTGACGCTATCCAAGCCACGGGGAGGGACGCTATCCTGCGAGGCTCGGGAGGATCAAACA GCGCGGCTGTTAGCATCCTTGAGTCCTTTTACCGTACCAATGGTGCCCAACCTGCATCTTCAAAGTTGGACGAAGAATCAGACCGAGAGGTCAGGGGCCTGGCTAGAATGGTGCAGGTCTCCCCCACCACAACGCTAATCGACCTGACGCTACGCGGCGTGGCCCCCGGCACCTACCGTGCGACCATCCGTGAATACGGTAACCTGGCCGAAGGCGCGTCATCGACGGGCCCTGTCTGGTCGGGGGGCAGCGAAGGTGACGCCGTCAACGCCAAGGGGTTCTTGGGCGTCTTTGACATCGGCAAGGATGGCAGAGGCAGCGCGTACCTCGATAAGCCCTTTCAGATTTGGGAAGTCATTGGCCATGCCATGGTTGTCTCAAGACAAGACGAGTCTGCAGGGTCATTGAAGAATGACCTGGACACCGTAGTCGGCGTGATTGCCAGGAGTGCCGGCGTTTGGGATAACGACAAGACCGTCTGCTCATGCACCGGCAAGACGTTatgggaggagaggaaggatGAAGTCAATAAGGGTATGCTCTAA
- a CDS encoding 50S ribosomal protein L13: MSQTIGLTRLSYSRVWHHVSASAPHETLSTQPGVTPPSLGRLASRIAVLLMGKHKPTWDPSTDCGDYVVVTDCAALHVTGRKKWQKTYYRHNTRPGSLQAVTMDVLMAKHGGAEVLRKAVSGMLPKNRLRAPRLARLKAFEGEAHPYKKNVIRFGDVPVGQHGWEEQVKAIREADSERI, from the exons ATGTCGCAAACCATTGGCCTG ACTCGCCTCTCCTACTCTCGGGTATGGCACCAcgtctccgcctcggccccCCACGAGACCCTTTCGACCCAGCCGGGCGTCACTCCCCCGtcccttggccgcctcgcctcgcGCATCGCTGTGCTGCTGATGGGGAAGCACAAGCCGACCTGGGACCCCTCCACGGACTGCGGCGACTACGTCGTCGTAACGGACTGCGCGGCGCTGCATGTCACGGGCCGCAAGAAGTGGCAGAAGACGTACTACCGACACAACACCCGGCCAGGCTCCCTGCAGGCCGTCACCATGGACGTGCTGATGGCGaagcacggcggcgccgaggtgctGCGCAAGGCTGTCAGCGGCATGCTGCCCAAGAACAGGTTGCGCGCTCCTAGGCTGGCGAGGCTGAAGGCGTTTGAGGGCGAGGCCCACCCGTACAAAAAGAACGTCATCCGGTTCGGCGACGTTCCCGTCGGACAGCACGGGTGGGAGGAGCAGGTCAAGGCGATCCGGGAGGCGGATTCAGAGAGGATATGA